TGACATCTTCTAATTTGGTTTTGGCGTTCGGCTCATCGTAACGACTGTAGAAAAAACCTTGATGATCGTGTGTCCAAGATGCACCAGAAAATTTAATCCATTTCAGGTGATCTTGCAAATCTTCACCAGTTTGGATATCGCGGACTTTCCACTCTTGCCAGTCAGAACCAGAGTTAGACAAACCATATGCTAAAAGTTTACCATCCTCGCTAATGGATAATCCCGAAAGTGCCACAGTACCATCTGGGGAAAGTTGATTCGGGTCGAGTAAAACTTGAGGTTCAGCATCAAGACTTTTGAGAGTGTAGAGGACGCTTTGATTTTGCAATCCATCATTTTTGAAAAAAAAGTAGCGATCGCCCTCTTGAAAGGGGATACCATATTTTTCATAATCCCAAAGTTTGGTCAGTCGCTGTTTAATTTTTTCCCTAGCAGGAATTTCGCTGAGGTAGTCAAAAGTAATTTGATTTTCTGCCGAAATCCAGGCTTTTGTTTCTTCCGAATCTGGATCTTCTAGCCAACGGTAGGGATCTGCAACTAAAGTACCGTGGTAATTATCAACTTGATCGCTCTGACGATGGGAAGGATAAGTGAGGGTTTTTTTAGAATCGGGCATAGTTTCAAGTCAAAAGTGCCTGTTTACATACTACAAAGATAGACCCATGACTTGGGACATAGATTTACAGAACCTGTGAGAAAACCTCTGCATTGGTAAGAGTACCCCCAAGGGTACTGCTAATTACTAAATAGTTATACTACGATTTGCTTAATCAAGTAAGTAAGTGTAAATCAGCGATCGCATATTTAATTTGCATCAATTGGAAGCTCAACTCCTGATTTGGTCTACTTCTATTGAGCAAATTAGATTTGTAACCTGATACCTCAATAAAGCCCAAGGAATTTTTATGACAGACCAAGTTATTAATTGGAACAATGTATATCTACAAGCAATACGTTTAAACGGTGGTGCTCCTGGGCCAATCGCCCGTACTGGTGCTATATTACATGCTGCAATATATGATGCAGTCAATTCCATTGAGAAAACCTACAAACCATATTTAGGAACAATCCCGGTAAAACCAGGAGCTTCTAAAGAAGCGGCAGCAGTTTTTGCTGCATATACTGTGTTGAATAGCGACAGTGTTTATCCTAATTTCAATTTTCCTGATGCTAAGGAGAAAAACAAGAGCTTCTTCAACGCAGAACTGGAAAAAGCCCGTAAAGAACTTCAAAACAGTGGTTTGTCAAAACAAAGTATCCAAGATGGCGAAGAACTTGGGCTTGCAGCAGCTCAAGCAATTATTAAGAATCGACAAAGCGACGGGTTTGATGACAACACCTCCTATAGTTCCGGAACTCAGCCTGGTGATTGGCGTCCAACAGGCTCTGGTGCTGCGGTGACTCCAAATTGGGGCAAAGTGAAACCTTTCTCGCCAACCTTTATCCAGCGCTTTCGCCCAACTCGACCAGCTGGTTTCAGTAACAAACAGGCTCTACTTGCCAGCGTAGAATATGCTGCTCAAGTCAATGAAGTCAAACGGCTTGGCGCTGCTAACTCTACTGAGCGCACCCAAGAACAAACCGATATTGCTCTTTTTTGGGCAAACGATCTTGATGGAACATATAAGCCACCAGGACAACTGTATACCATAACCCAGATTGTCTCTCAGTTGCGGGGACTAAGCTTTTCCGAGAATGCACGACTGTTTGCCTTGGTAGGCTTAGGTTTAGGCGATGCGGCAATCTTGGCGTGGGATGCGAAGTACGACACCGATTTGGACTTGTGGAGACCAGAAACGGCAATTCAATTGGCAGATACAGATGGAAACCCTGGAACAACTGCCGACCCCACTTGGAGACCCTTATCACCTAATCTTGATGGCACTCGGTTTTCACCAGCATTTCCAGCGTATATCTCTGGTCATGCAACTTTCGGAGCAGTACATTCTGGAATTCTGCGGAACTTCTTTGGCACTGATAATGTTACCTTCACGGCAACATCTGAAGATCCACATGCGAGGGGCAATAATGGCATTAGAATCACACGGACATTTAATAGTTTCTCCTCGGCAGCTTTAGAAAATGGGCGCAGTCGTGTTTATCTCGGTGTGCATTTTCAATGGGATGCAGATGCAGCCTATATTTCTGGCACAAAATTGGCGGACTTTGTGTTTGAAAATTTACTAACTAGATCAAGCTAATCAAATGTCCGAAGCGAGCGTCACGCAGTTCACCAAGGTGGGTGGTCGAGGTTGCTCACCCCGCCGCTTGGGGCATAGGGCATAGGGGAGCCAGTGCGAAGAGCGCGCTTTGCCGACAGCCTTTGCAACTGGCGTCATTGGTAACTTCTTCCCCATGCCCTATGCCCTTTTCGCCATGCCCAAAAACTCCACACCACTTACGCTCCTGGAGTTTTTTATTTTTACGTTGTTGGCAGTGCCCACCGCAGGCTTAATTGAGAATGGTGCAAGATATCAGCTGAAAAAACTGCAATATGTAAGCCCATTAACTTAACTAAGCATTACCAGCACTGCTAACAAGTTTCTCTCCTTTCAACATCCGCACTGCGGCTTCAAGTAAAGCTTCCTCTAAATAAGGCTTGGTAAAGTAGCCGCTAGCACCGAGTTGAATTGCCATTTGTCTGTGTTTGTCCGCACCGCGCGAGGTCAACATAGCGATGGGTAGGTGGTTGAGGTTGGAGTCTTTCTGAATGCGAGAAAGCAACTCCAGACCATCGCAACGGGGCATTTCAATGTCACAGAAGACAATATCACAGGGCAGACCAGAGCGGAGTTTATCCCAAGCTTCTTGACCGTCACGCGCCTGTTCAACGCGATAACCTGCTTTATTAAAGGTGAGAGAGAGCAATTCCCGGACTGTAATTGAGTCATCGACAATCAGCACTGTCGGATCAATCTTCACAGCAGGGATTTCAGGCACATTCGGAATCGCTTTTTGCTGCCAAGGTGTACCACCTGTTTGTTTAGCAAGCCGTCCTTGGAAGATGTCAATAATTTCCAGCACATCAGCAATGGGCATAATTCGACCATCACCAAGGACTGTAGCACCAGCTACACCAATGGGTTTGGGTGCTGGCCCTTCAAATTGCTTAATTACAATTTCTTGTTCACTCAGCACTTGGTCAATTTGTAGGGCAATTAAGGTATTTCCCGATCGCGCCACCACCACAGAAATCATGTCATCATCTCGAATACCAGCATAAACGCCGCCCCGACCGATATGCCGATTAAAGGTTAAAAGTTCCTTCAAAGGTCGGAATGGTAGCATAGTATCACGCCAAGAAATAAATGATTGTCCATCGGCGCTATGCTGGATATGTTTGACATGGATATCTAGCGTATCTTCCACACCATCCATCGGGAATGCAACTCTCGCTCTATCGGAGACGCAGCACAGAGCTTTACAAATACTCAAGGTCAGTGGTAAACGAATAGTAAAGGTGGTTCCCTTGCCTAAAGTGGAATCTGTGTTCACTGTTCCGCGAATTTCGCTAATTTCGGAGCGAACTACATCCATCCCCACACCGCGACCAGAAATTTCATCTGCTTTATCTTTAATACTAAAACCGGACTGGAACAGCAAATCGTAAACTTCCATGCGCGAAATGGTTTTTCCTTGTTCTGCTGAAATCATGCCGTCTTTTACTGCCTTAAACTTGACCCTTTCTGTATCAATACCAGCACCGTCATCACCCACGGAAATCACAGTTTGGTTGCCTTGGTGGAAGGCACGGATGGCAATCACTCCCACTGGTGGTTTACCCGCTGCAAGCCGAATCTCTGGCGTTTCGATGCCGTGAGCGATCGCATTGTTGAGCATGTGAGTCAGCGGATCGGTAAGATGATCCAAAATCATCTTGTCTATTAAGGTATCCCCACCTTCAATGATTAATTCTACTTGTTTGCCATACTTAATGGCATTGTCGCGCACCCCTCGCCGCAAGCGATCAATTGTTTGGGAAAATGGCACCATTCGCGCTCGTGTTAATCCTTCTTGTAGCTGGGTTGTCACTTGGCGGAATTGCCTAGCTACTCGTTCGGTTTCTTCAGTCACGAAGTCTATGTCGCTAGCTGACTCACGCACCCGGACAATCAGTTCAATCATTTCCTGGGATAATGTATGGAAAGGAGTAAAGCGATCCATTTCTAGTTCGCTAAAACCCCTGTCTGTATCTGCATCTGGCGAGTGGTAACTAGTTTGTTTAGGAGATTCTCTGCTTTTGCGACTGGCTAACAAAGATGCTTCCAAAAGCGATCGCTCGTACAATTCCTGCATCCTTGCTCCCACATCTGAGAGTTGTTGCACTTGAATCAGCAAGTTATCTAGTGACTGTCGCAGCCGTTCATGATCTTGCTCTAAGGTGTTGCGGTTGACTACCAACTCCCCAACCAAGTTACTCATATCGTCCAGTTGCTTGACTGGCACCTTCATCGTTTCTTCAAATCTTGCAGTCCGACGAGTAGACGGACGGGGAGTTTTACTGATGTTCTGTTTTGCGGGTGAGGAGTGGGATATGGTTTTATCTGCTTCTGCTAGCAGTTTCTCCAGGTCACTAAATGCACCAAATCCATCTCCTAAATTCGCAAATTCATCTTTGTCATTCGTTGCGGCAACAGCATTATTCTCTATCTGTTTTGAAACAGATGCCCGCGATTCTTGTACGTAACTGCTTGCAGGTAAAGGTGTGACTTTTTCATCGTTGTCTGCACCAAGTAATGCTTCCAGGGCAGCAAAATCTTCTTCTGCTATGAAGTTGGCTTTAGTGTTTTCTGGTACTTCTTCTCCTAGTAATGCTTCTAAATCAGCAAATTCATCTTGGATACCGGCTTCATCTAAAGTAACTTCTGCTTCTGGGGCAATGGTTTCTGGGGTTTCTACTGTTTCCGTTGTCAAATCCAATTCAGCAATTATATCAGTAGTATCTTCAGTCGGTGGTGCAGCCTCAGATGTTACACCTTCGTCAAACATCAATTCGGAAATATCTAACGTCTCATTTAATACATCAAATTGAATAGTGGTGGCTGAAAAATCAGCGATCGCTTCAATGTTAGTGTTAATATCTTCAACAGTTAACTCAGTTGAGGGTGCAAATAATTCATCACTTAAACTTAGTTCTGTTGCTGCTGAAAAATCATTAGTATTAACTTCAACAGGCAACTCAGTCGAGGGTGCAAATAATTCATCACTTAAACTTAGTTCTGTTGCTGAAAAATTATTAGTATTAACTTCAACAGGCAACTCAGTCGAGGGTGCAAATAATTCATCACTTAAACTTAGTTCTGTTGCTGCTGAAAAATCATTAGTATTAACTTCAACGTTAGTATTAATATTCACTTCCGCAAGCAATTCAGTTGAGGGTGCAAATAATTCCTCATCTAAACTGAGTTCTGTTGTTGCTGAAAAATCTGCGATCGCATCTACGCTAGTGTTAGGCTCTAAAATTTCTGGGTGAGTGGAAAACTGTTGGAAGTCGGAAGCTTCACCTAAACTTCTATCTAAACTACTTTCTGTAAAAAATAATTCGTCACTAATCAGATTTTCTGTACTTTCGAGTTGAATATCAGTTGAATTATCTGTGGCGGCTATATCTTCAAATAAGATTTGTGGATTTTCATTGCTGTCACCCTCGAAAGCATCGAACAAATCAATTTCTAGTTTGGCAGATACTTGAGGAGAATCTATCAAAGAGTTATCTGTCGGCTCGTTGGTAAATTCGG
Above is a window of Nostoc sp. UHCC 0702 DNA encoding:
- a CDS encoding response regulator yields the protein MLPEQQQRILGYFIEEARDHLNTIEQGLLNLESTLNDPEMVNEVFRAAHSIKGGAAMLGLTSIQHTSHRLEDCFKVLKEHPVQIDQKLESLFLGVSDTLKSLLEHLSGPFGLSEEAASTLMSEAEPVFKWLYEHLDLLVKQGNSGSDTATQIQPFPTDSVSTLTEIFLRPDNLTLEDDTSTEILKSLPSPAAGSPAPARENVNAGEFQTQVLQALREMLQSFKQKTTPESRQNLQQCCQQLVKLGQTWNLSNWCSLCQAAANAIANPDNTYLTLAKIVITEIKQAQELVLQGRETEIVISQQLEGLLTFPQIDLFTITTDLLDERLATVTEPSTASAPTSDQDNSHSNATVAQPTDSVTSLTEITEQLHPDVVTENAVTGDVTANLLFGSENDAFIISRSTDHHGPEVGLAELNTLADLFEGETPELDETWQQEEVLDINGVRELGIELKKNHIDDVDSDLADFLSFDEDKSNNTPQNSATTAEDLNLLFGDNFLEKENSELLNLPTSAGIPPELLQEFTEISSETHQSLEILPKDIINDLLAIALDENETLPVSEVSQPETKDTINGELSTNQQSSYDELFIETANVDNLQEITPGDDEELKSIISQPDALSADNLFAELKENTILPTQEPEISDLFDAPPTTATEVSQTDDDLSNFWNQEAEAEPQPEFDIVVEQDVAKALEESLFAAAASGEIFGEIHESTASPTTSFEQEDFDMTFLQLEEPQDLISSSNDGENLFQELPTTNSTISPNVGDHNISLPEIHSFSQEPEALDFTPEFTNEPTDNSLIDSPQVSAKLEIDLFDAFEGDSNENPQILFEDIAATDNSTDIQLESTENLISDELFFTESSLDRSLGEASDFQQFSTHPEILEPNTSVDAIADFSATTELSLDEELFAPSTELLAEVNINTNVEVNTNDFSAATELSLSDELFAPSTELPVEVNTNNFSATELSLSDELFAPSTELPVEVNTNDFSAATELSLSDELFAPSTELTVEDINTNIEAIADFSATTIQFDVLNETLDISELMFDEGVTSEAAPPTEDTTDIIAELDLTTETVETPETIAPEAEVTLDEAGIQDEFADLEALLGEEVPENTKANFIAEEDFAALEALLGADNDEKVTPLPASSYVQESRASVSKQIENNAVAATNDKDEFANLGDGFGAFSDLEKLLAEADKTISHSSPAKQNISKTPRPSTRRTARFEETMKVPVKQLDDMSNLVGELVVNRNTLEQDHERLRQSLDNLLIQVQQLSDVGARMQELYERSLLEASLLASRKSRESPKQTSYHSPDADTDRGFSELEMDRFTPFHTLSQEMIELIVRVRESASDIDFVTEETERVARQFRQVTTQLQEGLTRARMVPFSQTIDRLRRGVRDNAIKYGKQVELIIEGGDTLIDKMILDHLTDPLTHMLNNAIAHGIETPEIRLAAGKPPVGVIAIRAFHQGNQTVISVGDDGAGIDTERVKFKAVKDGMISAEQGKTISRMEVYDLLFQSGFSIKDKADEISGRGVGMDVVRSEISEIRGTVNTDSTLGKGTTFTIRLPLTLSICKALCCVSDRARVAFPMDGVEDTLDIHVKHIQHSADGQSFISWRDTMLPFRPLKELLTFNRHIGRGGVYAGIRDDDMISVVVARSGNTLIALQIDQVLSEQEIVIKQFEGPAPKPIGVAGATVLGDGRIMPIADVLEIIDIFQGRLAKQTGGTPWQQKAIPNVPEIPAVKIDPTVLIVDDSITVRELLSLTFNKAGYRVEQARDGQEAWDKLRSGLPCDIVFCDIEMPRCDGLELLSRIQKDSNLNHLPIAMLTSRGADKHRQMAIQLGASGYFTKPYLEEALLEAAVRMLKGEKLVSSAGNA
- a CDS encoding phosphatase PAP2 family protein, which translates into the protein MTDQVINWNNVYLQAIRLNGGAPGPIARTGAILHAAIYDAVNSIEKTYKPYLGTIPVKPGASKEAAAVFAAYTVLNSDSVYPNFNFPDAKEKNKSFFNAELEKARKELQNSGLSKQSIQDGEELGLAAAQAIIKNRQSDGFDDNTSYSSGTQPGDWRPTGSGAAVTPNWGKVKPFSPTFIQRFRPTRPAGFSNKQALLASVEYAAQVNEVKRLGAANSTERTQEQTDIALFWANDLDGTYKPPGQLYTITQIVSQLRGLSFSENARLFALVGLGLGDAAILAWDAKYDTDLDLWRPETAIQLADTDGNPGTTADPTWRPLSPNLDGTRFSPAFPAYISGHATFGAVHSGILRNFFGTDNVTFTATSEDPHARGNNGIRITRTFNSFSSAALENGRSRVYLGVHFQWDADAAYISGTKLADFVFENLLTRSS